The genomic interval TTCCGGACACACAGATCAGGGTTGAAGGACACACAGATGATATACCGATTCACAATTACAAATACCCTTCGAACTGGGAGTTGAGTGCTGCAAGAGCGCTCAATATTGTTAAATTTATGGCCGGAGCAGGTGGAATCGAACCTTCGAGATTGAGTGCGATCGGCTACGGTGAATACCGTCCGCTTGTTCCGAATACATCAATTGAAAATCGCAGGAAGAATCGTAGAATTGAAATTTATGTTGAATATGTGCAGAAGAAAGAGAATCCGGAGAGTTAACCGGATACTGCTTTACTTATTATGAAGACATGAAATGGAGCCGTGAAGATGGACGAGAGAAGAAGAGAAATGGACGCTCCGGCTGAGAAAAAAGGGGCAAATGAGGAGAAGGGGAATAAGTTTTTAGTCATAGGTATTCTTTCAGGGGTGGTTCTGCTCAATACAATTATTGCTTTTGTCATGGTAAGTGCATTTCGCCCCAGAAGCCCTGAGGAGAAAAATGCCATTCAGCAGGCAGATTCACTTAAGAAAGTAATTGAAATGACAACAAAAATGGGCGCCACAACTGCCGACAATCCAATCGAGGCAATTGTAAATATTGCCGGTACCGATGGTGAGAGATTCCTGAAAGCGGCCATAATATTTGAGTATGATGATAAGGCTTTTCCTGAACTGGCAGCGGAACTTTCAAGAAGGACTCCCAGATTCAAGGACCTTCTTATAGATCATCTTTCGAAACTGACACTTGCGGAAGTTACAGAACCGGATGCAAAGACAAAGATCAGGAAAGACCTGGTAAGACTGGTGAACAGATCGCTTCCTCCAAAAACAGGTGAGGTCAGCGATGTTTTATTTACAACGTATATTATTCAATAGCAAGAGGTTATTGTGAGCGATATCCTTTCCCAGGAAGAAGTTGATGCCCTGTTGTCTGCAGTGTCTGCAGGTGGCGATGCATCTGAACAAGGCCCTAAAGGGGATCCCGCAGCCTCTTTGTTCAATACTGACGAACCCCGGGATATGGAGAAATCGCTTGCACTTTATGATTTCCGCAGGCCGGACCGGGTTTCAAAGGATCAGATGCGTACCCTTCAGAACCTCCATGAGGGCTAC from Fibrobacter sp. carries:
- a CDS encoding flagellar basal body-associated FliL family protein, whose translation is MDERRREMDAPAEKKGANEEKGNKFLVIGILSGVVLLNTIIAFVMVSAFRPRSPEEKNAIQQADSLKKVIEMTTKMGATTADNPIEAIVNIAGTDGERFLKAAIIFEYDDKAFPELAAELSRRTPRFKDLLIDHLSKLTLAEVTEPDAKTKIRKDLVRLVNRSLPPKTGEVSDVLFTTYIIQ